Within the Thermosynechococcus sichuanensis E542 genome, the region AATTCCCATGCCTGTATCGCTGACGTTGATCACCGCTGAGGTGCCCTGCTGGTTTAACTGGAGGGTAATCGTGCCTCCCTTGGGCGTATAGCGATCGGCATTGGTGAGCAAATTGAGGATCACTTGCTTGAGCATCTCGCGATCGCCCTTAATCATTAAAGGAACCGATGGCACTTCAAGATGAAAGTGATGGCTTGCCGTGCTCGTTTCCTGCCATTCTTGGACAACTTCCTCGATCAAGGGCACCAAATCAAAGGATGTGGCAAAGTCTGGGGGAGACACCCCCTCATAGCGAGCCAGAAAGAGCAAATCATTCACCAGTTGTCCCATGGACTTTGCCAGCGTAGCCACTTTTTCTAGCCGGGGGAGGGATTGCTCAGGGGCTTGCCGAGCCAGTAGGAGTCCCACTTGGGCATGGCTGAGAATTGCGGCAATGGGGGCGCGCAGTTGGTGGGAAGCATTGGCCGTAAAGCGAGCTAGGCGATCGCAGGCGACCTCAAGACGCTGTCCCCGCAGATCCACTTCCTGATAGAGTTGGCGAAACCAATGAATCGCTAAGCCACTACTGCCCAACCCCACCACCACCGCCAATAGGAGCACAACGGTATTGGTCTGCCGCAGCGCCTCTAACTGTTGTTGGCGATCGACCAAAAGTCGGTCTTCCTCACTCATAAAGGCGTTAATGGCAGCACGGGAACGATCCATTGCCTGTTTTGCTTGCTCCAATTGCTGGTAAAAGTAGAGCCGTTGCTCCGCTTCTGCCAGAGAAAGGTTGAGTCCTTCCTCCAGTTGCTGCGCTAATAATTGAAAGGTTTCCTTCACCGCGGATTTTAGATCTTGGAAGTGAGCCAACTGGTGTGGGTTATCGCTGATAAGTGCCTCTAGATTCTCAAGAGTTGAGGGCAATTGAGCTGCGGCAGTGTAATAGGGTTCGAGAAAGCCCACCTGTTGCGTGAGATGATAGCCGCGCACCCCTGTTTCAGCATCAATGAGGTGATTCAATAGCTCCCGTCCCTCAAGCTGCACCCGTTGCGTGTGGCGCACCCAGCCTTCGTAGTCGGCGATGCTAGCACTGAGCCAAATCAACACCCCCACAGTACTCAAGAGACAGCACACAGGTAGGGCAATGATGACGATGCCCCGTTGGGTGGGGGGGAGTTGCTGCCACTTCTGGATCTTGAGCCACAGTTTCTTCAGCATGCTCCTAGGAATTGGCTTGCAGGCGGTAGCCCATGCCGTAGATGGTCTCTAGCCAGTCGGCACACCCTAGCTCCTCTAGGCGCAGGCGCAAGCGGCGAATTTGGGTACTGACGGCATTACTTTCCGGTTGGTTGTCCCACTCCCAAAGGTTCAGTTCCAGTTGTTCGCGACTGATGACTTGCCCTGGATGGCGCAGAAAAAACTCCAAAAACTGGTATTCCCGGGTGGAGAGCACGATCGCCTGATCGCCGCGTCGGAGCGTCATGGAGGGGAGATCTAGGACTAAATCCTGCAAATGTAGTTGATCGCCTAGCCATTGGGGCGATCGCCGGCCAAGGGCACGCACCCGTGCCAACAGTTCCATCACATCGACGGGTTTGATCAAGTAATCATCGGCACCGGCATCTAGCCCCATCACTTTGTCGGCAGTGGTATCCTTGGCCGTTAGCAATAGAATCGGCGTGCTCTTACCCTGCTGGCGGTACTGGCTACACAGTTCAAGGCCATTCACTTTCGGTAACATCCAGTCCAAAATCAGCAGATCATAGGTTTTTTCCTGCATCAACCATTGAGCTGTTTCCCCCTCCTGAACCCCATCCACTAGATGTCCCACGTGGGTAAGGGCAGTACTCAGCGGCTCCAATTGCTCTGGATCATCTTCTACAAAGAGAATGCGCATTCCACCACCACGGCCTCTTAGGAACACTACTCCAACAATTTTAGTTCTTGGCCTTTGCTCAACAGCCGCAACGCCAGTTTCTCTAACTCCACCCACACAAAGACAAGGGTACTAAAGCCAATACACACCGCTAGCTCCGTTCCAGAGAGCAAGTAGGTGCCAAAGAAGCGGCGCAGGGGTGAGGCATAGATCAACAATAGTTGCAGAATCGTGGTCAGGATGACCGATCCCCAAACAAAGAGGTTTGAGGTGGGGTTCATTTCAATCGTTAGGCGACTACTCGAACGAGCGGCAAGGGCATGACCCATTTGCGCGAGACAGAGGGTGGTGAACACCATGGTTGTCCAACGTCTTGGATCGAGTCCCCCTTCTATATGTTCGCTGGTATAGCTATAGGCCCATACCATCAGGGAAATGCCCACCATGGCCAAAATTAAGCCCACGCGAATCATATAGGAACCGAGGCCACGGCTGAAAATACTTTCGTTGGGTTTAATCGGTGGCCGTTTCATGACATCGGGATCTCCTGGTTCAACGGCGAGAGCAAGGGCAGGCAAGCCATCGGTCACCAAGTTCATCCAGAGAATTTGCAAGGGAGTCAGAGGGACGCCGCCCAATCCCAAGAGGGGTGAACAGGCGATCGTAATGACTTCACCAATGTTGGAGCCGAGAATGTACCTAATGAAGCGACGAATGTTGCTGTAAATGACTCGCCCTTCCTCAGTGGCAGCCACAATGGTGGCAAAGTTATCGTCCAAGAGCACCATATCGCTGGCTTCCTTGGTGACATCGGTGCCCGTCATCCCCATCGCTACACCAATATCCGCTTGTTTGAGGGCAGGGGCATCATTGACGCCATCGCCAGTCATGGCCACAATTTCACCGTGACGTTGTAGCGATTTGACAATCCGTAGTTTATGCTCCGGCGAGACGCGGGCATAGACATTGACGGTGAGGGTGGCAGCGTCTAATTCCTCAGGACTGAGCTTTTCAATCTCTCGACCGGTCAGAGCGCGATCGCCCCACTCACAAATGCCAATTTGACTGGCGATCGCCTGCGCTGTTAATTGATGATCCCCCGTAATCATGATCGGGCGAATCCCAGCCCTGCGACAGGTGGCGACAGCCTCTAGAACTTCCGGCCGCGGAGGATCAAGAATGCCCACTAGCCCCAACCAGATCAACTCCTGCTCACTGGTCTCTACACTCGCCGCGGGTGGCAGCTCTGACCAGTAACGATGGGCAATGCCCAAGACCCGCAGCCCTTGAGCAGCAAAGCGATCGTTTTCAGCCAGAATCTCTTGGCGATCCGCTAGGGTTAGGGGTTGAATGTCCTGCCCCACCTGCCGCCATTGGCAGCGCTCTAATGTCAGTTCCGGTGACCCTTTGGTAATCATCCAGTAGGGTTCTTTGGCGGGCATCTCAGGAATGGATTCACTGCGGTAGAACGTACTCATCCGCTTGCGATCGGCATCAAAGGGAAACTCCGCCACCCGCGCCGCCTGCTGCTGCAAGGCCTTGAGATCAATCCCCCCTTTAACGGCCAAGGGCAAGAGGGAGCCTTCCGTCGGGTCACCGAGAATCACCCACTCCGCTGCGTGTTGTTTGAGGAGCGCATCATTACACAGTGCCCCTGCCAGAAGGAGCAATTGCCGTTCGTAGAGTGCGGCAGGGTCGTCCGTATTGGCGTTGTAGAAGTCGCCCTTGGGTTCGTAGCCATTACCGCTCACTTTGGCGCGATAGGAGCTAGTAGCTACCGCCTGCACCACCATTTTGTTTTGGGTGAGGGTACCCGTTTTGTCGGAGCAGATCGTCGTTACACTACCAAGGGTCTCCACAGCGGGCAGACGACGGATGAGGGCATGACGTTTCACCATCCGCTGCGTTCCCAATGCGAGCGTGACGGTAATGACTGCCGGCAAGCCTTCGGGTACCACTGCCACCGCCATACTGAGGGAGACTTCAATCAATTCCCTGAGTAGGGAAAGATCGTAGAGACTACCCGCAACCACGACGATCGCCACCAGCACTAAGGCAATCCAAACCAAGCGATTACCCAGTTCCGTCATCCGTTTTTGCAGCGGTGTAGGTTCTTGCTCCACCTCTTGCAGAGCAGCGGCAATTTTCCCCAGCTCGGTGTCCATGCCGATCGCCGTGACGACGGCCACACCGCGGCCTTGGTTGACTTCGGTGCCGGCAAAGACGAGATTGCCGCGATCGCCCACTTCTGTATCAATGGGCAAAACTTTCTCAGCATTTTTACTAGTGGCTTCTGCTTCACCAGTGAGGGCGGCTTCGCGAATTTGTAAATTTACCGCTTCAAGGAGGCGACCATCGGCAGCGACTTTCACCCCAGCTTCCAAAAAGAAAATGTCCCCGACAACCAGTTCAGGGGAGTCAATTTCCATGACCTTTCCTTGGCGGAGCACACGCACTTTAGGAGCTGCCATATTTTTTAAGGCTGCCAGCGCCTCTTCGGCACGGGATTCTTGGACATAGCCCAAAATGGCATTGAGGATAACAACAACAAGAATGGCCGTTGCATCCTTGGGAAAGGGGAAGGTGTTTTCTTCGAGAGATTCGAGAATATCTAACGTGGCAGAAACAATGGCTACCACCAAAAGCATGATCAGCATCACATTGCGAAACTGATCAATGAAAATCTGCCAGCGGGGTCGGCGGCCATTGTCAATGAGTTCGTTGCGGCCATATGCCGCCTGTCGCCGTTCAACCTCTGCAAAACTCAACCCCTCTTGGCGATCG harbors:
- a CDS encoding sensor histidine kinase — protein: MLKKLWLKIQKWQQLPPTQRGIVIIALPVCCLLSTVGVLIWLSASIADYEGWVRHTQRVQLEGRELLNHLIDAETGVRGYHLTQQVGFLEPYYTAAAQLPSTLENLEALISDNPHQLAHFQDLKSAVKETFQLLAQQLEEGLNLSLAEAEQRLYFYQQLEQAKQAMDRSRAAINAFMSEEDRLLVDRQQQLEALRQTNTVVLLLAVVVGLGSSGLAIHWFRQLYQEVDLRGQRLEVACDRLARFTANASHQLRAPIAAILSHAQVGLLLARQAPEQSLPRLEKVATLAKSMGQLVNDLLFLARYEGVSPPDFATSFDLVPLIEEVVQEWQETSTASHHFHLEVPSVPLMIKGDREMLKQVILNLLTNADRYTPKGGTITLQLNQQGTSAVINVSDTGMGISEAALPHIFDYFYRDERVRQQGISGSGLGLAIVRQIVHLHRGTVTVHSQENQGSTFTVKLPLAP
- the rppA gene encoding two-component system response regulator RppA translates to MRILFVEDDPEQLEPLSTALTHVGHLVDGVQEGETAQWLMQEKTYDLLILDWMLPKVNGLELCSQYRQQGKSTPILLLTAKDTTADKVMGLDAGADDYLIKPVDVMELLARVRALGRRSPQWLGDQLHLQDLVLDLPSMTLRRGDQAIVLSTREYQFLEFFLRHPGQVISREQLELNLWEWDNQPESNAVSTQIRRLRLRLEELGCADWLETIYGMGYRLQANS
- a CDS encoding cation-translocating P-type ATPase, with the protein product MTSSNASFNIDRESVWHALSADEVISRLGSDRQEGLSFAEVERRQAAYGRNELIDNGRRPRWQIFIDQFRNVMLIMLLVVAIVSATLDILESLEENTFPFPKDATAILVVVILNAILGYVQESRAEEALAALKNMAAPKVRVLRQGKVMEIDSPELVVGDIFFLEAGVKVAADGRLLEAVNLQIREAALTGEAEATSKNAEKVLPIDTEVGDRGNLVFAGTEVNQGRGVAVVTAIGMDTELGKIAAALQEVEQEPTPLQKRMTELGNRLVWIALVLVAIVVVAGSLYDLSLLRELIEVSLSMAVAVVPEGLPAVITVTLALGTQRMVKRHALIRRLPAVETLGSVTTICSDKTGTLTQNKMVVQAVATSSYRAKVSGNGYEPKGDFYNANTDDPAALYERQLLLLAGALCNDALLKQHAAEWVILGDPTEGSLLPLAVKGGIDLKALQQQAARVAEFPFDADRKRMSTFYRSESIPEMPAKEPYWMITKGSPELTLERCQWRQVGQDIQPLTLADRQEILAENDRFAAQGLRVLGIAHRYWSELPPAASVETSEQELIWLGLVGILDPPRPEVLEAVATCRRAGIRPIMITGDHQLTAQAIASQIGICEWGDRALTGREIEKLSPEELDAATLTVNVYARVSPEHKLRIVKSLQRHGEIVAMTGDGVNDAPALKQADIGVAMGMTGTDVTKEASDMVLLDDNFATIVAATEEGRVIYSNIRRFIRYILGSNIGEVITIACSPLLGLGGVPLTPLQILWMNLVTDGLPALALAVEPGDPDVMKRPPIKPNESIFSRGLGSYMIRVGLILAMVGISLMVWAYSYTSEHIEGGLDPRRWTTMVFTTLCLAQMGHALAARSSSRLTIEMNPTSNLFVWGSVILTTILQLLLIYASPLRRFFGTYLLSGTELAVCIGFSTLVFVWVELEKLALRLLSKGQELKLLE